The DNA segment CACACCAAGGCTGAATACATCACACTTCTCCGTGAAGGGTTCATTGCGTATAAGTTCGGGAGCCATCCATTCTGGAGTTCCTGCTGACGAGGTATCTCTCATGGGAGATTCAGCCATCACTCTTGAGAGACCAAAATCACATATCTTGACCATGTAATGCTTATTCACTAGACAATTTGCACTTTTTACATCACGATGAACGATCTTCAT comes from the Papaver somniferum cultivar HN1 unplaced genomic scaffold, ASM357369v1 unplaced-scaffold_19700, whole genome shotgun sequence genome and includes:
- the LOC113339200 gene encoding serine/threonine-protein kinase CTR1-like, whose translation is MVTEYMEMGSLYYLIHMSGQKKKLSLRRRLKMLRDICRGLMCIHRMKIVHRDVKSANCLVNKHYMVKICDFGLSRVMAESPMRDTSSAGTPEWMAPELIRNEPFTEKCDVFSLG